The DNA region ACAAGTAAGCTTGTTTGTAGGTGACCTTTTGGAGTTAAAGATTTTAGTGATTAGTTTTTGAATCTCAAAGACTGTAAAAAACAAGTGGAATTGAAATTTAGATACATTTCATTTTTACCAATTTAGCGAGTATTTTTACACGGAACAAACAAACCCTTGAATGGTGGTTGATCTCTTGGGATAACGAAATTGTAGCAACTCAGGCTTCCTATAATAAACGCCaatgaaatcaacaaaatagTGGAAGTGGAACATAAAGCCCGATGTAACAGTGAGAACCCAATAATTTTATGTGCCATCTCTTTTCAGGTTTGTGAAAAAGTTTAGCAAAAGACTAAAATCATTTTTATGTGCCACATTCTAGATCGAatgaaaatcatttttattgtttataggCCAAAATTATATTACGGATTGATTGTAAAATTGTGGGTTACATAttgataacaaacaaaaaataaaaaaaatttgaagtaacTTGAGACGCTTTTGACCAGCATCATACAAGGTCGTTGTGTTCTCTGTATTGCAAATACGAGATTTGCCTCTGCAACTTCATCTGTTGATAGAAGTTAGCAATGAACTCCTCTGCTCTCACATCAAcacccttctcttcttcctcctcctcttgatcATCCGTAGCCGCTGGGTCACATGTCTCATGGCAAGAATCATCGTAGTAGCCGTATGATCTAGCATCATCCGTATCATTTTGATGGTCCAATTCGAAGTCATAGTCAAAATCAACGGGAGGAGCAATGCAAGGTACGAGGAACCTCATGGATGCAGGGCGATGCATCTTAACGTTAAAGATTGGTGTCTCGTCGAAAGAGAGTTGTTTCTCGCCGTAACGAGAGATATAACGGTCGTTGTTAACGC from Camelina sativa cultivar DH55 chromosome 3, Cs, whole genome shotgun sequence includes:
- the LOC104760010 gene encoding uncharacterized protein LOC104760010, which encodes MGESKKKSRSVATQRAWSIVRMALLWGRKGGIFKRWHMFKLRNLFSKHLKALAHHNSVNNDRYISRYGEKQLSFDETPIFNVKMHRPASMRFLVPCIAPPVDFDYDFELDHQNDTDDARSYGYYDDSCHETCDPAATDDQEEEEEEKGVDVRAEEFIANFYQQMKLQRQISYLQYREHNDLV